In one window of Hevea brasiliensis isolate MT/VB/25A 57/8 chromosome 10, ASM3005281v1, whole genome shotgun sequence DNA:
- the LOC131169414 gene encoding vegetative cell wall protein gp1-like, which yields MGIPSSLPINPNPSPSPPLPQSPPPQTPPLPQSPPPQSPPLPPGQTPPLIPPTPLLPQTEPQNETPVFDTQFAEPMPEPEPTQTKSKGKTKKATGRPKKTPVGKRKRTPSVPFDLNSPPQPSSEPDSGYKNIEWQQTVYDPVQFWKDIAPFGGYYR from the exons ATGGGCATTCCATCATCTCTACCcataaaccctaaccccagtcccAGTCCGCCGCTCCCTCAGTCACCACCACCGCAAACGCCACCGTTACCTCAGTCACCACCACCTCAATCACCGCCACTACCCCCAGGCCAAACACCACCTCTCATTCCGCCGACCCCCCTTTTGCCACAAACTGAGCCGCAAAATGAGACACCCGTTTTCGACACTCAGTTCGCAGAACCAATGCCTGAACCTGAGCCTACTCAAACGAAGTCTAAAGGTAAAACTAAAAAGGCTACAGGTAGACCCAAGAAAACCCCTGTCGGAAAACGAAAAAGAACACCCTCTGTTCCCTTCGACCTAAACTCTCCACCTCAACCTTCCTCTGAACCA gattcGGGGTATAAAAATATTGAGTGGCAGCAAACTGTTTATGACCCTGTCCAATTCTGGAAAGATATTGCACCTTTTGGGGGTTATTATAGATAG